One genomic region from Terasakiella sp. SH-1 encodes:
- a CDS encoding acyl-ACP thioesterase domain-containing protein: MIDWAKVDSAVAPPTLGQEIYHVRVSEICPNGLFSICSMAEYLQESAFRNSSLLNLGMEALKGTELAWVLARLAIFVRHYPHKGDAVAVETWYAGVQGKFGHRFYRFRDENNMVIACALSTFALFDLKERAIAEWPEFVQARMPDAGPKPIDFQRRTIEKPLLGIPQEPFKPRLGDLDLYNHVNNTKLIEWALSAASEKVRHPFQPSALDIVFRNECTLNDSVQAEVEQLSEHDSCVLLSSHGAKELIRAHITR; the protein is encoded by the coding sequence ATGATTGATTGGGCCAAAGTAGACAGCGCTGTTGCCCCGCCCACACTGGGGCAGGAAATTTATCATGTCCGTGTCTCTGAAATTTGCCCCAACGGGCTTTTTTCCATTTGTTCGATGGCTGAATATTTACAGGAAAGTGCCTTTCGCAATTCCTCTTTGTTGAATTTGGGAATGGAGGCGCTAAAGGGGACAGAGCTGGCCTGGGTTCTAGCCCGCCTTGCGATTTTTGTACGCCATTATCCCCATAAAGGCGACGCGGTTGCGGTTGAGACCTGGTATGCAGGCGTGCAAGGTAAATTTGGTCATCGGTTTTATCGTTTTCGTGATGAAAATAACATGGTGATTGCCTGTGCCCTTTCTACCTTTGCCCTGTTTGATTTGAAGGAACGTGCCATTGCTGAATGGCCGGAATTTGTACAGGCTCGCATGCCTGATGCCGGGCCAAAGCCGATTGACTTTCAACGTCGCACCATTGAAAAGCCATTACTGGGCATCCCGCAAGAACCATTCAAACCGCGTTTGGGTGATCTGGATTTATATAACCATGTCAATAACACCAAACTGATTGAATGGGCCTTAAGCGCAGCTTCTGAAAAGGTACGCCATCCTTTTCAGCCCAGTGCGCTGGATATTGTGTTTCGCAATGAATGTACATTAAACGACAGTGTTCAGGCCGAGGTTGAACAGCTTAGCGAACATGACAGTTGTGTCTTGCTGTCGTCCCACGGGGCCAAGGAATTGATCCGTGCCCATATCACCAGATAA
- a CDS encoding OsmC family protein — protein sequence MTTRVKWVKDRVFEGTSSSGHSVVMEAKGPGEGSVGPSPMEMLLLGMGGCTTFDVVHILGRMREDVADCEVEIDGTRADEDPKVYTKIHAHFKVSGRALKEKKVKQAVEMSAEKYCSASIMLGATAEITHDFEVIELD from the coding sequence ATGACAACTCGGGTAAAATGGGTGAAAGATCGTGTGTTCGAAGGCACAAGCAGCAGCGGCCATAGCGTCGTGATGGAAGCCAAAGGCCCCGGTGAAGGCAGCGTTGGCCCCAGCCCGATGGAAATGCTCTTGCTTGGTATGGGCGGCTGTACGACCTTTGATGTGGTTCATATTTTAGGCCGTATGCGCGAAGATGTAGCCGACTGCGAAGTCGAAATTGACGGCACACGCGCAGATGAAGACCCGAAGGTCTACACCAAGATTCATGCGCATTTTAAAGTCTCAGGCCGTGCCTTAAAGGAAAAAAAAGTCAAGCAAGCCGTGGAAATGTCAGCGGAAAAATACTGTTCTGCCTCCATCATGCTAGGCGCAACTGCCGAAATCACCCACGACTTTGAAGTGATTGAACTGGATTAA